The Canis aureus isolate CA01 chromosome 11, VMU_Caureus_v.1.0, whole genome shotgun sequence genome has a segment encoding these proteins:
- the SMARCC2 gene encoding SWI/SNF complex subunit SMARCC2 isoform X6 produces the protein MAVRKKDGGPNVKYYEAADTVTQFDNVRLWLGKNYKKYIQAEPPTNKSLSSLVVQLLQFQEEVFGKHVSNAPLTKLPIKCFLDFKAGGSLCHILAAAYKFKSDQGWRRYDFQNPSRMDRNVEMFMTIEKSLVQNNCLSRPNIFLCPEIEPKLLGKLKDIIKRHQGTVTEDKNNASHVVYPVPGNLEEEEWVRPVMKRDKQVLLHWGYYPDSYDTWIPASEIEASVEDAPTPEKPRKVHAKWILDTDTFNEWMNEEDYEVNDDKSPVSRRKKISAKTLTDEVNSPDSDRRDKKGGNYKKRKRSPSPSPTPEAKKKNAKKGPSTPYTKSKRGHREEEQEDLTKDMDEPSPVPNVEEVTLPKTVNTKKDSESAPVKGGTMTDLDEQEDESMETTGKDEDENSMGNKGEQTKNPDLHEDNVTEQTHHIIIPSYAAWFDYNSVHAIERRALPEFFNGKNKSKTPEIYLAYRNFMIDTYRLNPQEYLTSTACRRNLAGDVCAIMRVHAFLEQWGLINYQVDAESRPTPMGPPPTSHFHVLADTPSGLVPLQPKTPQGRQVDADTKAGRKGKELDDLVPETAKGKPELQTSASQQMLNFPDKGKEKPADMQNFGLRTDMYTRKNVPSKSKAAASATREWTEQETLLLLEALEMYKDDWNKVSEHVGSRTQDECILHFLRLPIEDPYLEDSEASLGPLAYQPIPFSQSGNPVMSTVAFLASVVDPRVASAAAKSALEEFSKMKEEVPTALVEAHVRKVEEAAKVTGKADPAFGLESSGIAGTTSDEPERIEESGTDEARAEGQATEEKKEPKEPREGGGATEEETKEKISEVPKKDEERGKQGDSEKESEKSDGDPIVDPDKEKEPKEGQEEVLKDMVESEGERKTKVERDIGEGNLSTAAAAALAAAAVKAKHLAAVEERKIKSLVALLVETQMKKLEIKLRHFEELETIMDREREALEYQRQQLLADRQAFHMEQLKYAEMRARQQHFQQMHQQQQQPPPALPPGSQPVPPTGTAGPPTVHSLAMAPASVAPAPAGSGAPPGSLGPSEQIGQAGSAVGPQQQQPAGAPQPGAVPPGVPPPGPHGPSPFPNQQTPPAMMPGAVPGSGHPGVAAQSPAIVAAVQGNLLPSASPLPDPGTPLPPDPTAPSPGTVTPVPPPQ, from the exons ATGGCGGTGCGGAAGAAGGACGGCGGCCCCAACGTGAAGTACTACGAGGCCGCGGACACCGTGACCCAGTTCGACAACGTGAGGCTCTGGCTCGGCAAGAACTACAAGAAG tATATACAAGCTGAACCACCTACCAACAAGTCCTTGTCTAGCCTGGTTGTACAGTTGCTACAGTTTCAGGAAGAAGTTTTTGGCAAACATGTCAGCAATGCGCCGCTCACTAAACTGCCG ATCAAATGTTTCCTAGATTTCAAAGCAGGAGGCTCCCTGTGCCACATACTTGCAGCTGCCTACAAATTCAAGAGTGACCAGGGATG GCGGCGTTATGATTTCCAGAATCCATCACGCATGGACCGCAACGTGGAAATGTTCATGACCATTGAGAAGTCCTTGGTGCAG AATAACTGCCTGTCTCGACCTAACATTTTTCTCTGCCCGGAAATTGAACCCAAACTGCTAGGGAAAttaaaggacattatcaagagaCACCAG GGAACAGTCACTGAGGATAAGAACAATGCCTCCCATGTTGTGTATCCTGTCCCAGGAAACCTGGAAGAAG AGGAATGGGTACGACCGGTCATGAAGCGGGATAAGCAGGTTCTTCTGCACTGGGGCTACTACCCTGACAG TTATGACACGTGGATCCCAGCCAGTGAAATTGAAGCATCTGTGGAAGATGCTCCAACTCCTGAGAAACCTAGGAAG GTTCATGCAAAGTGGATTCTGGACACAGACACTttcaatgaatggatgaatgaggaAGACTATGAAGTAAATGATGATAAAAGCCCTGTCTCCCGCCGAAAGAAGATTTCAGCCAAGACTCTGACGGATGAG GTGAACAGCCCAGATTCAGATCGACGGGACAAGAAGGGGGGCAACTATAAAAAGAGGAAGCGCTCCCCCTCTCCTTCACCAACCCCAGAAGCTAAGAAGAAAAATGCCAAGAAAGG TCCCTCAACACCTTACACCAAGTCAAAGCGTGGGCACAGAGAGGAGGAGCAAGAAGACCTGACAAAGGACATGGATGAGCCTTCACCAGTCCCCAATGTAGAGGAGGTGACGTTACCTAAGACAG TCAACACTAAGAAGGATTCAGAGTCTGCCCCGGTCAAAGGAGGCACCATGACTGACCTGG atGAACAGGAGGATGAAAGCATGGAGACCACGGGCAAG GATGAGGATGAAAACAGTATGGGGAATAAGGGGGAGCAGACGAAGAATCCGGACCTGCACGAGGACAACGTGACTGAGCAGACCCACCACATCATCATTCCCAGCTACGCTGCCTGGTTTGACTATAATAG TGTTCATGCCATTGAGCGGAGGGCTCTCCCCGAGTTCTTTAACGGCAAGAACAAGTCCAAGACCCCGGAAAT CTACCTGGCTTATAGAAACTTCATGATTGACACTTACCGGCTGAACCCCCAAGAGTATCTCACCTCCACTGCCTGCCGTAGGAACCTGGCTGGTGATGTCTGTGCCATCATGAG GGTCCATGCCTTCCTAGAGCAGTGGGGTCTCATTAACTACCAGGTGGATGCCGAGAGTCGACCGACCCCGATGGGGCCTCCGCCCACCTCTCATTTCCATGTCTTGGCAGACACACCATCGGGGCTGGTGCCTCTGCAGCCCAAGACCCCGCAG GGCCGCCAGGTTGATGCTGATACCAAGGCTGGGCGAAAGGGCAAAGAGCTGGATGACCTGGTGCCAGAGACGGCTAAGGGCAAGCCAGAGCTG CAGACCTCTGCTTCCCAGCAAATGCTCAACTTCCCTGACAAAGGCAAAGAGAAGCCAGCAGACATGCAGAACTTCGGGCTGCGCACAGACATGTACACAAGGAAGAACGTCCCCTCCAAG AGCAAAGCTGCAGCCAGTGCCACTAGAGAGTGGACGGAGCAAGAGACCCTGCTACTCCTGGAG GCACTGGAAATGTACAAAGATGACTGGAACAAAGTGTCAGAACACGTGGGAAGCCGCACGCAGGATGAGTGCATCTTGCATTTTCTTCGTCTTCCCATTGAAGACCCGTACCTGGAGGACTCGgaggcctccctgggccccctgGCCTACCAGCCTATCCCCTTCAGTCAGTCAGGCAACCCTGTTATGAGCACTGTTGCCTTCCTGGCTTCTGTCGTCGATCCTCGAGTCGCCTCTGCTGCTGCGAAGTCGGCCCTAG AAGAGTTCTCCAAGATGAAGGAAGAAGTACCCACAGCCTTGGTAGAGGCCCATGTTCGGAAAGTGGAAGAAGCCGCCAAAGTGACGGGCAAGGCCGACCCAGCCTTCGGTCTGGAGAGCAGTGGGATCGCGGGGACCACCTCCGATGAGCCCGAGCGGATCG AGGAGAGCGGGACTGATGAGGCACGGGCGGAGGGCCAGGCcacagaggagaagaaggagccCAAG GAACCCCGAGAAGGAGGTGGGGCtactgaagaagaaacaaaggagaaGATCAGCGAGGTCCCCAAGAAGgatgaagagagagggaaacaaggcGACAGTGAGAAGGAGTCAGAGAAGAGTGATGGGGACCCCATAG TTGACCCCGACAAGGAGAAGGAACCAaaggaagggcaggaggaagtGCTGAAGGACATGGTGGAGtcagagggggagaggaagacgAAGGTGGAGCGGGACATCGGCGAGGGCAACCTCTCtactgccgccgccgccgccctggcCGCCGCCGCAGTGAAGGccaag CACCTGGCCGCTGTGGAGGAGAGGAAGATCAAATCGCTGGTGGCCCTGCTGGTGGAGACCCAGATGAAAAAGTTGGAGATCAAACTCCGGCACTTTGAAGAGTTGGAGACGATCATGGACCGGGAGCGAGAGGCA CTGGAGTATCAGAGGCAGCAGCTCCTGGCAGATAGACAAGCCTTCCACATGGAGCAGCTGAAGTATGCCGAGATGAGGGCCCGGCAGCAGCACTTCCAGCAAATGcaccaacagcagcagcagccaccgcCAGCTCTGCCCCCGGGCTCCCAGCCTGTCCCACCCACCGGCACTGCTGGGCCGCCCACGGTTCACAGCCTGGCCATGGCTCCGGCCTCCGTGGCCCCCGCTCCTGCTGGCAGTGGGGCCCCCCCCGGAAGCTTGGGCCCCTCTGAACAGATTGGGCAGGCAGGGTCAGCCGTGGGGCCACAGCAGCAGCAACCAGCTGGAGCCCCCCAGCCTGGGGCAGTCCCACCAGGGGTTCCCCCCCCTGGACCCCATG
- the SMARCC2 gene encoding SWI/SNF complex subunit SMARCC2 isoform X8, whose protein sequence is MAVRKKDGGPNVKYYEAADTVTQFDNVRLWLGKNYKKYIQAEPPTNKSLSSLVVQLLQFQEEVFGKHVSNAPLTKLPIKCFLDFKAGGSLCHILAAAYKFKSDQGWRRYDFQNPSRMDRNVEMFMTIEKSLVQNNCLSRPNIFLCPEIEPKLLGKLKDIIKRHQGTVTEDKNNASHVVYPVPGNLEEEEWVRPVMKRDKQVLLHWGYYPDSYDTWIPASEIEASVEDAPTPEKPRKVHAKWILDTDTFNEWMNEEDYEVNDDKSPVSRRKKISAKTLTDEVNSPDSDRRDKKGGNYKKRKRSPSPSPTPEAKKKNAKKGPSTPYTKSKRGHREEEQEDLTKDMDEPSPVPNVEEVTLPKTVNTKKDSESAPVKGGTMTDLDEQEDESMETTGKDEDENSMGNKGEQTKNPDLHEDNVTEQTHHIIIPSYAAWFDYNSVHAIERRALPEFFNGKNKSKTPEIYLAYRNFMIDTYRLNPQEYLTSTACRRNLAGDVCAIMRVHAFLEQWGLINYQVDAESRPTPMGPPPTSHFHVLADTPSGLVPLQPKTPQGRQVDADTKAGRKGKELDDLVPETAKGKPELQTSASQQMLNFPDKGKEKPADMQNFGLRTDMYTRKNVPSKSKAAASATREWTEQETLLLLEALEMYKDDWNKVSEHVGSRTQDECILHFLRLPIEDPYLEDSEASLGPLAYQPIPFSQSGNPVMSTVAFLASVVDPRVASAAAKSALEEFSKMKEEVPTALVEAHVRKVEEAAKVTGKADPAFGLESSGIAGTTSDEPERIEESGTDEARAEGQATEEKKEPKEPREGGGATEEETKEKISEVPKKDEERGKQGDSEKESEKSDGDPIVDPDKEKEPKEGQEEVLKDMVESEGERKTKVERDIGEGNLSTAAAAALAAAAVKAKHLAAVEERKIKSLVALLVETQMKKLEIKLRHFEELETIMDREREALEYQRQQLLADRQAFHMEQLKYAEMRARQQHFQQMHQQQQQPPPALPPGSQPVPPTGTAGPPTVHSLAMAPASVAPAPAGSGAPPGSLGPSEQIGQAGSAVGPQQQQPAGAPQPGAVPPGVPPPGPHGPSPFPNQQTPPAMMPGAVPGSGHPGVADPGTPLPPDPTAPSPGTVTPVPPPQ, encoded by the exons ATGGCGGTGCGGAAGAAGGACGGCGGCCCCAACGTGAAGTACTACGAGGCCGCGGACACCGTGACCCAGTTCGACAACGTGAGGCTCTGGCTCGGCAAGAACTACAAGAAG tATATACAAGCTGAACCACCTACCAACAAGTCCTTGTCTAGCCTGGTTGTACAGTTGCTACAGTTTCAGGAAGAAGTTTTTGGCAAACATGTCAGCAATGCGCCGCTCACTAAACTGCCG ATCAAATGTTTCCTAGATTTCAAAGCAGGAGGCTCCCTGTGCCACATACTTGCAGCTGCCTACAAATTCAAGAGTGACCAGGGATG GCGGCGTTATGATTTCCAGAATCCATCACGCATGGACCGCAACGTGGAAATGTTCATGACCATTGAGAAGTCCTTGGTGCAG AATAACTGCCTGTCTCGACCTAACATTTTTCTCTGCCCGGAAATTGAACCCAAACTGCTAGGGAAAttaaaggacattatcaagagaCACCAG GGAACAGTCACTGAGGATAAGAACAATGCCTCCCATGTTGTGTATCCTGTCCCAGGAAACCTGGAAGAAG AGGAATGGGTACGACCGGTCATGAAGCGGGATAAGCAGGTTCTTCTGCACTGGGGCTACTACCCTGACAG TTATGACACGTGGATCCCAGCCAGTGAAATTGAAGCATCTGTGGAAGATGCTCCAACTCCTGAGAAACCTAGGAAG GTTCATGCAAAGTGGATTCTGGACACAGACACTttcaatgaatggatgaatgaggaAGACTATGAAGTAAATGATGATAAAAGCCCTGTCTCCCGCCGAAAGAAGATTTCAGCCAAGACTCTGACGGATGAG GTGAACAGCCCAGATTCAGATCGACGGGACAAGAAGGGGGGCAACTATAAAAAGAGGAAGCGCTCCCCCTCTCCTTCACCAACCCCAGAAGCTAAGAAGAAAAATGCCAAGAAAGG TCCCTCAACACCTTACACCAAGTCAAAGCGTGGGCACAGAGAGGAGGAGCAAGAAGACCTGACAAAGGACATGGATGAGCCTTCACCAGTCCCCAATGTAGAGGAGGTGACGTTACCTAAGACAG TCAACACTAAGAAGGATTCAGAGTCTGCCCCGGTCAAAGGAGGCACCATGACTGACCTGG atGAACAGGAGGATGAAAGCATGGAGACCACGGGCAAG GATGAGGATGAAAACAGTATGGGGAATAAGGGGGAGCAGACGAAGAATCCGGACCTGCACGAGGACAACGTGACTGAGCAGACCCACCACATCATCATTCCCAGCTACGCTGCCTGGTTTGACTATAATAG TGTTCATGCCATTGAGCGGAGGGCTCTCCCCGAGTTCTTTAACGGCAAGAACAAGTCCAAGACCCCGGAAAT CTACCTGGCTTATAGAAACTTCATGATTGACACTTACCGGCTGAACCCCCAAGAGTATCTCACCTCCACTGCCTGCCGTAGGAACCTGGCTGGTGATGTCTGTGCCATCATGAG GGTCCATGCCTTCCTAGAGCAGTGGGGTCTCATTAACTACCAGGTGGATGCCGAGAGTCGACCGACCCCGATGGGGCCTCCGCCCACCTCTCATTTCCATGTCTTGGCAGACACACCATCGGGGCTGGTGCCTCTGCAGCCCAAGACCCCGCAG GGCCGCCAGGTTGATGCTGATACCAAGGCTGGGCGAAAGGGCAAAGAGCTGGATGACCTGGTGCCAGAGACGGCTAAGGGCAAGCCAGAGCTG CAGACCTCTGCTTCCCAGCAAATGCTCAACTTCCCTGACAAAGGCAAAGAGAAGCCAGCAGACATGCAGAACTTCGGGCTGCGCACAGACATGTACACAAGGAAGAACGTCCCCTCCAAG AGCAAAGCTGCAGCCAGTGCCACTAGAGAGTGGACGGAGCAAGAGACCCTGCTACTCCTGGAG GCACTGGAAATGTACAAAGATGACTGGAACAAAGTGTCAGAACACGTGGGAAGCCGCACGCAGGATGAGTGCATCTTGCATTTTCTTCGTCTTCCCATTGAAGACCCGTACCTGGAGGACTCGgaggcctccctgggccccctgGCCTACCAGCCTATCCCCTTCAGTCAGTCAGGCAACCCTGTTATGAGCACTGTTGCCTTCCTGGCTTCTGTCGTCGATCCTCGAGTCGCCTCTGCTGCTGCGAAGTCGGCCCTAG AAGAGTTCTCCAAGATGAAGGAAGAAGTACCCACAGCCTTGGTAGAGGCCCATGTTCGGAAAGTGGAAGAAGCCGCCAAAGTGACGGGCAAGGCCGACCCAGCCTTCGGTCTGGAGAGCAGTGGGATCGCGGGGACCACCTCCGATGAGCCCGAGCGGATCG AGGAGAGCGGGACTGATGAGGCACGGGCGGAGGGCCAGGCcacagaggagaagaaggagccCAAG GAACCCCGAGAAGGAGGTGGGGCtactgaagaagaaacaaaggagaaGATCAGCGAGGTCCCCAAGAAGgatgaagagagagggaaacaaggcGACAGTGAGAAGGAGTCAGAGAAGAGTGATGGGGACCCCATAG TTGACCCCGACAAGGAGAAGGAACCAaaggaagggcaggaggaagtGCTGAAGGACATGGTGGAGtcagagggggagaggaagacgAAGGTGGAGCGGGACATCGGCGAGGGCAACCTCTCtactgccgccgccgccgccctggcCGCCGCCGCAGTGAAGGccaag CACCTGGCCGCTGTGGAGGAGAGGAAGATCAAATCGCTGGTGGCCCTGCTGGTGGAGACCCAGATGAAAAAGTTGGAGATCAAACTCCGGCACTTTGAAGAGTTGGAGACGATCATGGACCGGGAGCGAGAGGCA CTGGAGTATCAGAGGCAGCAGCTCCTGGCAGATAGACAAGCCTTCCACATGGAGCAGCTGAAGTATGCCGAGATGAGGGCCCGGCAGCAGCACTTCCAGCAAATGcaccaacagcagcagcagccaccgcCAGCTCTGCCCCCGGGCTCCCAGCCTGTCCCACCCACCGGCACTGCTGGGCCGCCCACGGTTCACAGCCTGGCCATGGCTCCGGCCTCCGTGGCCCCCGCTCCTGCTGGCAGTGGGGCCCCCCCCGGAAGCTTGGGCCCCTCTGAACAGATTGGGCAGGCAGGGTCAGCCGTGGGGCCACAGCAGCAGCAACCAGCTGGAGCCCCCCAGCCTGGGGCAGTCCCACCAGGGGTTCCCCCCCCTGGACCCCATG
- the SMARCC2 gene encoding SWI/SNF complex subunit SMARCC2 isoform X7, whose amino-acid sequence MAVRKKDGGPNVKYYEAADTVTQFDNVRLWLGKNYKKYIQAEPPTNKSLSSLVVQLLQFQEEVFGKHVSNAPLTKLPIKCFLDFKAGGSLCHILAAAYKFKSDQGWRRYDFQNPSRMDRNVEMFMTIEKSLVQNNCLSRPNIFLCPEIEPKLLGKLKDIIKRHQGTVTEDKNNASHVVYPVPGNLEEEEWVRPVMKRDKQVLLHWGYYPDSYDTWIPASEIEASVEDAPTPEKPRKVHAKWILDTDTFNEWMNEEDYEVNDDKSPVSRRKKISAKTLTDEVNSPDSDRRDKKGGNYKKRKRSPSPSPTPEAKKKNAKKGPSTPYTKSKRGHREEEQEDLTKDMDEPSPVPNVEEVTLPKTVNTKKDSESAPVKGGTMTDLDEQEDESMETTGKDEDENSMGNKGEQTKNPDLHEDNVTEQTHHIIIPSYAAWFDYNSVHAIERRALPEFFNGKNKSKTPEIYLAYRNFMIDTYRLNPQEYLTSTACRRNLAGDVCAIMRVHAFLEQWGLINYQVDAESRPTPMGPPPTSHFHVLADTPSGLVPLQPKTPQGRQVDADTKAGRKGKELDDLVPETAKGKPELTSASQQMLNFPDKGKEKPADMQNFGLRTDMYTRKNVPSKSKAAASATREWTEQETLLLLEALEMYKDDWNKVSEHVGSRTQDECILHFLRLPIEDPYLEDSEASLGPLAYQPIPFSQSGNPVMSTVAFLASVVDPRVASAAAKSALEEFSKMKEEVPTALVEAHVRKVEEAAKVTGKADPAFGLESSGIAGTTSDEPERIEESGTDEARAEGQATEEKKEPKEPREGGGATEEETKEKISEVPKKDEERGKQGDSEKESEKSDGDPIVDPDKEKEPKEGQEEVLKDMVESEGERKTKVERDIGEGNLSTAAAAALAAAAVKAKHLAAVEERKIKSLVALLVETQMKKLEIKLRHFEELETIMDREREALEYQRQQLLADRQAFHMEQLKYAEMRARQQHFQQMHQQQQQPPPALPPGSQPVPPTGTAGPPTVHSLAMAPASVAPAPAGSGAPPGSLGPSEQIGQAGSAVGPQQQQPAGAPQPGAVPPGVPPPGPHGPSPFPNQQTPPAMMPGAVPGSGHPGVAAQSPAIVAAVQGNLLPSASPLPDPGTPLPPDPTAPSPGTVTPVPPPQ is encoded by the exons ATGGCGGTGCGGAAGAAGGACGGCGGCCCCAACGTGAAGTACTACGAGGCCGCGGACACCGTGACCCAGTTCGACAACGTGAGGCTCTGGCTCGGCAAGAACTACAAGAAG tATATACAAGCTGAACCACCTACCAACAAGTCCTTGTCTAGCCTGGTTGTACAGTTGCTACAGTTTCAGGAAGAAGTTTTTGGCAAACATGTCAGCAATGCGCCGCTCACTAAACTGCCG ATCAAATGTTTCCTAGATTTCAAAGCAGGAGGCTCCCTGTGCCACATACTTGCAGCTGCCTACAAATTCAAGAGTGACCAGGGATG GCGGCGTTATGATTTCCAGAATCCATCACGCATGGACCGCAACGTGGAAATGTTCATGACCATTGAGAAGTCCTTGGTGCAG AATAACTGCCTGTCTCGACCTAACATTTTTCTCTGCCCGGAAATTGAACCCAAACTGCTAGGGAAAttaaaggacattatcaagagaCACCAG GGAACAGTCACTGAGGATAAGAACAATGCCTCCCATGTTGTGTATCCTGTCCCAGGAAACCTGGAAGAAG AGGAATGGGTACGACCGGTCATGAAGCGGGATAAGCAGGTTCTTCTGCACTGGGGCTACTACCCTGACAG TTATGACACGTGGATCCCAGCCAGTGAAATTGAAGCATCTGTGGAAGATGCTCCAACTCCTGAGAAACCTAGGAAG GTTCATGCAAAGTGGATTCTGGACACAGACACTttcaatgaatggatgaatgaggaAGACTATGAAGTAAATGATGATAAAAGCCCTGTCTCCCGCCGAAAGAAGATTTCAGCCAAGACTCTGACGGATGAG GTGAACAGCCCAGATTCAGATCGACGGGACAAGAAGGGGGGCAACTATAAAAAGAGGAAGCGCTCCCCCTCTCCTTCACCAACCCCAGAAGCTAAGAAGAAAAATGCCAAGAAAGG TCCCTCAACACCTTACACCAAGTCAAAGCGTGGGCACAGAGAGGAGGAGCAAGAAGACCTGACAAAGGACATGGATGAGCCTTCACCAGTCCCCAATGTAGAGGAGGTGACGTTACCTAAGACAG TCAACACTAAGAAGGATTCAGAGTCTGCCCCGGTCAAAGGAGGCACCATGACTGACCTGG atGAACAGGAGGATGAAAGCATGGAGACCACGGGCAAG GATGAGGATGAAAACAGTATGGGGAATAAGGGGGAGCAGACGAAGAATCCGGACCTGCACGAGGACAACGTGACTGAGCAGACCCACCACATCATCATTCCCAGCTACGCTGCCTGGTTTGACTATAATAG TGTTCATGCCATTGAGCGGAGGGCTCTCCCCGAGTTCTTTAACGGCAAGAACAAGTCCAAGACCCCGGAAAT CTACCTGGCTTATAGAAACTTCATGATTGACACTTACCGGCTGAACCCCCAAGAGTATCTCACCTCCACTGCCTGCCGTAGGAACCTGGCTGGTGATGTCTGTGCCATCATGAG GGTCCATGCCTTCCTAGAGCAGTGGGGTCTCATTAACTACCAGGTGGATGCCGAGAGTCGACCGACCCCGATGGGGCCTCCGCCCACCTCTCATTTCCATGTCTTGGCAGACACACCATCGGGGCTGGTGCCTCTGCAGCCCAAGACCCCGCAG GGCCGCCAGGTTGATGCTGATACCAAGGCTGGGCGAAAGGGCAAAGAGCTGGATGACCTGGTGCCAGAGACGGCTAAGGGCAAGCCAGAGCTG ACCTCTGCTTCCCAGCAAATGCTCAACTTCCCTGACAAAGGCAAAGAGAAGCCAGCAGACATGCAGAACTTCGGGCTGCGCACAGACATGTACACAAGGAAGAACGTCCCCTCCAAG AGCAAAGCTGCAGCCAGTGCCACTAGAGAGTGGACGGAGCAAGAGACCCTGCTACTCCTGGAG GCACTGGAAATGTACAAAGATGACTGGAACAAAGTGTCAGAACACGTGGGAAGCCGCACGCAGGATGAGTGCATCTTGCATTTTCTTCGTCTTCCCATTGAAGACCCGTACCTGGAGGACTCGgaggcctccctgggccccctgGCCTACCAGCCTATCCCCTTCAGTCAGTCAGGCAACCCTGTTATGAGCACTGTTGCCTTCCTGGCTTCTGTCGTCGATCCTCGAGTCGCCTCTGCTGCTGCGAAGTCGGCCCTAG AAGAGTTCTCCAAGATGAAGGAAGAAGTACCCACAGCCTTGGTAGAGGCCCATGTTCGGAAAGTGGAAGAAGCCGCCAAAGTGACGGGCAAGGCCGACCCAGCCTTCGGTCTGGAGAGCAGTGGGATCGCGGGGACCACCTCCGATGAGCCCGAGCGGATCG AGGAGAGCGGGACTGATGAGGCACGGGCGGAGGGCCAGGCcacagaggagaagaaggagccCAAG GAACCCCGAGAAGGAGGTGGGGCtactgaagaagaaacaaaggagaaGATCAGCGAGGTCCCCAAGAAGgatgaagagagagggaaacaaggcGACAGTGAGAAGGAGTCAGAGAAGAGTGATGGGGACCCCATAG TTGACCCCGACAAGGAGAAGGAACCAaaggaagggcaggaggaagtGCTGAAGGACATGGTGGAGtcagagggggagaggaagacgAAGGTGGAGCGGGACATCGGCGAGGGCAACCTCTCtactgccgccgccgccgccctggcCGCCGCCGCAGTGAAGGccaag CACCTGGCCGCTGTGGAGGAGAGGAAGATCAAATCGCTGGTGGCCCTGCTGGTGGAGACCCAGATGAAAAAGTTGGAGATCAAACTCCGGCACTTTGAAGAGTTGGAGACGATCATGGACCGGGAGCGAGAGGCA CTGGAGTATCAGAGGCAGCAGCTCCTGGCAGATAGACAAGCCTTCCACATGGAGCAGCTGAAGTATGCCGAGATGAGGGCCCGGCAGCAGCACTTCCAGCAAATGcaccaacagcagcagcagccaccgcCAGCTCTGCCCCCGGGCTCCCAGCCTGTCCCACCCACCGGCACTGCTGGGCCGCCCACGGTTCACAGCCTGGCCATGGCTCCGGCCTCCGTGGCCCCCGCTCCTGCTGGCAGTGGGGCCCCCCCCGGAAGCTTGGGCCCCTCTGAACAGATTGGGCAGGCAGGGTCAGCCGTGGGGCCACAGCAGCAGCAACCAGCTGGAGCCCCCCAGCCTGGGGCAGTCCCACCAGGGGTTCCCCCCCCTGGACCCCATG
- the RNF41 gene encoding E3 ubiquitin-protein ligase NRDP1, protein MGYDVTRFQGDVDEDLICPICSGVLEEPVQAPHCEHAFCNACITQWFSQQQTCPVDRSVVTVAHLRPVPRIMRNMLSKLQIACDNAVFGCSAVVRLDNLMSHLSDCEHNPKRPVTCEQGCGLEMPKDELPNHNCIKHLRSVVQQQQTRIAELEKTSAEHKHQLAEQKRDIQLLKAYMRAIRSVNPNLQNLEETIEYNEILEWVNSLQPARVTRWGGMISTPDAVLQAVIKRSLVESGCPASIVNELIENAHERSWPQGLATLETRQMNRRYYENYVAKRIPGKQAVVVMACENQHMGDDMVQEPGLVMIFAHGVEEI, encoded by the exons ATGGGGTATGATGTAACCCGTTTCCAGGGGGATGTTGACGAAGACCTTATCTGTCCTATTTGCAGTGGAGTCTTGGAGGAGCCAGTCCAG GCACCTCATTGTGAGCATGCTTTCTGCAATGCCTGCATCACCCAGTGGTTCTCGCAGCAGCAGACGTGTCCAGTGGACCGGAGCGTTGTGACGGTCGCCCACTTGCGCCCAGTACCTCGGATCATGCGGAACATGTTGTCAAAGCTGCAGATTGCCTGCGACAACGCTGTGTTTGGCTGTAGTGCTGTTGTCCGGCTTGACAACCTCATGTCTCACCTCAGCGACTGTGAGCACAACCCCAAACGGCCTGTGACCTGTGAGCAGGGCTGCGG CCTGGAGATGCCCAAAGATGAGCTGCCAAACCACAACTGCATTAAGCACCTGCGCTCCGTGGTACAGCAGCAGCAGACACGCATCGCTGAGCTGGAGAAGACCTCAGCTGAGCACAAGCACCAGCTGGCGGAGCAG AAGCGAGATATCCAGCTGTTAAAGGCATACATGCGTGCAATCCGCAGTGTCAACCCCAACCTTCAGAACCTGGAGGAGACCATTGAATACAATGAGATCCTAGA GTGGGTGAACTCCCTGCAGCCAGCCAGAGTGACCCGCTGGGGAGGGATGATCTCAACCCCAGATGCTGTACTCCAGGCTGTAATCAAGCGCTCCCTGGTGGAGAGTGGCTGTCCTGCCTCTATTGTCAACGAGCTGATTGAAAATGCACACGAGCGTAGCTGGCCCCAGGGTCTGGCCACCCTAGAGACCAGACAGATGAACCGGCGCTACTATGAGAACTACGTGGCCAAGCGTATCCCTGGCAAGCAGGCTGTTGTCGTGATGGCCTGTGAGAACCAGCACATGGGTGATGACATGGTGCAGGAACCAGGGCTTGTCATGATATTTGCGCACGGCGTGGAAGAGATATAG